The following are encoded in a window of Octopus sinensis linkage group LG23, ASM634580v1, whole genome shotgun sequence genomic DNA:
- the LOC115223503 gene encoding Sjoegren syndrome nuclear autoantigen 1 homolog: MTLQGATLQTYNNELVKCIEELCNKRDILKRQIEQEAEEKAKLQSDIHILTERLSKVNESLSRKLSVQNEFDRTICETETAYKKILESSETLLNVLKRESQRVLGENNNDLI; this comes from the exons atgaCTCTTCAAGGTGCTACATTACAAACATACAACAATGAACTTGTCAAAT GTATTGAAGAGCTTTGTAACAAAAGGGACATCTTAAAACGACAGATAGAACAGGAGGCAGAAGAGAAAGCGAAACTTCAGAGTGATATCCACATTCTTACAGAGAGGTTGTCAAAAGTAAATGAAAGTCTGAGCAGAAAACTTTCAGTCCAAAATGAATTTGATCGGACAATTTGTGAAACAGAAACCGCATACAAGAAG attttagaAAGTTCTGAAACCCTTCTGAATGTCTTGAAGCGAGAATCTCAACGAGTACTGGGAGAGAATAACAACGACTTAATATGA